In Helianthus annuus cultivar XRQ/B chromosome 9, HanXRQr2.0-SUNRISE, whole genome shotgun sequence, the following are encoded in one genomic region:
- the LOC110886966 gene encoding uncharacterized protein LOC110886966: protein MDARKRSDVQHDRGKPPLAAKNGGTRGLNVGNLKPARRGMFTSNSGSKPINVIDELEKISVPVPVDVNVTESSPDMENFYDSLHEGVTGNQVLHVGGGNPDYSPTTQPSADIPEMKLDGINVEKPLSYAESVLRQEKKINFRALTSSSKHEGCDVVLPKESVRVVQEKMSNTLYGYFLGDRVAYPVVDYYVKNNWKRFGLQKTMMNANGFFFFKFMDQKGMRDALASGPWIIRSQPLLLHEWNPTIKLEKQEVKKIQVWVKIHEVPIAAYTEDGLSMIATAIGEPKLLDSYTSSMCMESWGRSSYARALIEISADKEFKEEITLAIPEMEGDSFIKETMYVEYEWSPLRCSSCCVFGHDNQSCPKMPKKRIDVGKQDRLFNNQGSRKGKEIPRVDEEGYMDVPTKKTAKRGGIQVNKQKPKFEYRPINTKRKDESKGRPKTTSFLTSNPFDVLNDSNVEVGESSKGGSGQQEDDSDDEEVVEVYNETDDFLMEGTQNVKGASTPSPGVSNESHVDVGNLAKVCNSVFRQWSWTSNGNCCDKGTRIIVGWSSDIFDVFVMAQTDQVMHLQLVFKIDKKVLFCSVVYAANYYVKRRELWHQLSLHKALVGDKAWIIMGDFNAALNLEDHSMGSSSISIDMREFQDCVLNIEVFDINKSGCHFTWTQKPKDGIGVLKKLDRVMGNNSFVSDFPNSVALFHPYRISDHCPCLLNIPTPGKPKPRSFKFANFLVFKPEFQERVKRIWDTRVDGVLQFQVVKKLRLLKSPLRELLFQQGNLHKKVETLRRDLDTIQRQIDSNPMNADLRKQEAKVNADFQTACLDEERFLKQKSKVEWLCAGDANTKFFHASLKTRNHMTRIEAISNSQGVVFHGEEVPKIFVHHYENFLGLEDNLTLQPTHDLFDKKISHEDATHMVRTVTSEEVKLAMFSIGNDKAPGPDGYTAAFYKHAWQIIGTDVSTAVIDFFGSGKLLRELNNTLIVLIPKKPTPSSVTDYRPIACCNVIYKCISKIIADRIKNYLNQVVSINQSAFVPGRRISDNILLTQELMHNYDRSSGPPRCAFKVDIQKAYDTVDWKFLSQVLIGFGFHPKMIQWIMLCVSTPTYSICVNGETHGYFKGKRGLRQGDPLSPYLFTLVMEVLTCILHRTSQLDASFRFHNKCEKQKIINLCFADDLFLFARGDIRSAKCIMDSLSRFSSMSGLVPSIQKSTAYFCNVSSHIKVAILGILPFEEGRLPVKYLGVPLISSRLSVKDCSVLLERLDQRIKNWKNKLLSFAGRLQLILSVLSSMHIYWASAFILPVRIVNELEAKLRNFLWGQEGSFHRGKAKVSWKAVCMPKFEGGLGIRRVGDVNKALMVSHIWSILKQRESLWVQWIHSYRLRGRNFWFCKESSTCSWSWRKILQLRPMVREHIWSALGAGTSISAWYDSWCHLGPLSNFLSPRTITNAGFRIDAKVADVFNDDGWAWPEAWRDLFPVLNQVDHIRPDPNKRDSLLWKDGDTLRDHSSYTVWDSLRIRDQEVNWVSFVWFPQCIPRHAFLVWLIMRRKLLTQDKILKWDFSRRKNMNMMCCLLCYADVDSHDHLFFECKFSSQVWSSVRDKVDMGGVDPKWSSIVTWLMTRSRVKSASSYVARLLVGATAYIIWQERNARLFKNQTRPPEAICEVILKLVRYKLMGVKFKSCATVKCLLGKWGIEQDDIQDNGG from the exons ATGGATGCTCGTAAGAGATCCGACGTCCAACATGATCGTGGTAAACCGCCGTTGGCAGCAAAGAATGGTGGTACTAGGGGGCTGAATGTTGGTAATCTGAAACCGGCTCGCAGAGGTATGTTTACGTCGAATTCTGGATCAAAGCCGATTAATGTTATAGACGAACTTGAAAAGATTTCCGTTCCGGTTCCTGTTGACGTCAACGTCACGGAATCTTCACCGGATATGGAAAATTTTTATGACAGCTTGCATGAGGGTGTCACGGGCAATCAGGTCTTGCATGTTGGTGGGGGCAACCCGGATTATTCTCCGACTACTCAACCAAGTGCGGATATACCAGAGATGAAGCTGGATGGTATTAATGTGGAGAAGCCATTGTCTTATGCTGAATCAGTTCTTAGGCAGGAGAAAAAGATCAACTTTCGTGCACTTACTAGTTCTTCTAAACATGAGGGCTGTGATGTTGTGCTCCCAAAGGAATCTGTTCGAGTGGTCCAAGAGAAGATGTCAAACACGCTTTATGGGTATTTTCTGGGTGACCGTGTAGCTTACCCGGTCGTTGATTATTATGTCAAGAACAATTGGAAACGTTTTGGTCTACAGAAAACAATGATGAACGCAAATggatttttcttttttaagtttatgGATCAGAAAGGTATGCGGGATGCTCTTGCTTCGGGTCCTTGGATTATTCGTTCTCAACCTTTGTTACTTCATGAATGGAACCCTACTATCAAACTTGAGAAACAGGAGGTAAAGAAAATCCAAGTCTGGGTAAAAATACATGAAGTTCCCATTGCTGCTTATACGGAGGATGGTCTAAGCATGATTGCTACAGCCATTGGCGAACCCAAACTTCTTGATTCTTACACGTCTTCAATGTGCATGGAGTCGTGGGGGAGAAGTAGCTATGCTAGAGCTTTGATAGAGATATCCGCGGACAAGGAGTTTAAGGAGGAAATCACTTTGGCAATTCCTGAGATGGAAGGTGATAGTTTTATTAAGGAAACCATGTATGTGGAATACGAATGGAGCCCGCTTAGATGTTCGTCTTGCTGTGTTTTTGGACATGATAATCAATCATGTCCAAAGATGCCAAAGAAGAGGATCGATGTTGGTAAACAAGACCGTTTGTTTAATAATCAAGGAAGTCGGAAAGGAAAGGAGATACCGAGAGTCGATGAGGAGGGATATATGGATGTGCCGACTAAGAAAACGGCAAAGAGAGGTGGTATTCAGGTTAACAAGCAAAAGCCAAAATTCGAATATAGACCCATCAATACAAAGCGTAAAGATGAGTCTAAAGGGCGGCCGAAGACTACCAGTTTTCTTACTTCGAATCCGTTTGACGTTTTAAACGATAGCAATGTTGAAGTCGGTGAAAGTAGTAAAGGGGGTAGTGGTCAACAAGAGGATGACTCTGATGATGAAGAGGTGGTTGAAGTTTACAATGAGACGGACGATTTTCTAATGGAAGGGACTCAGAATGttaaaggggcaagcactccttcacCAGGGGTTTCCAATG AATCTCATGTCGATGTTGGCAATCTTGCGAAAGTTTGTAATTCAGTTTTCCGTCAATGGTCTTGGACTTCGAATGGAAATTGTTGTGATAAAGGGACTAGAATTATTGTGGGGTGGAGTTCGGatatttttgatgtttttgttaTGGCTCAAACCGACCAAGTTATGCACCTTCAGCTTGTCTTTAAGATTGATAAAAAGGTTTTATTCTGTTCGGTTGTGTACGCAGCGAATTATTATGTCAAACGTAGAGAGTTATGGCATCAATTATCGCTTCATAAGGCTCTAGTTGGGGATAAGGCGTGGATTATCATGGGAGATTTCAATGCGGCTCTTAATTTAGAAGATCATTCTATGGGTTCATCGTCCATCTCGATAGACATGAGAGAATTTCAAGATTGTGTTTTGAATATTGAGGTGTTCGACATTAATAAATCGGGTTGTCATTTTACGTGGACTCAGAAGCCGAAGGATGGTATTGGGGTGCTAAAGAAGCTTGATAGAGTTATGGGTAATAATTCGTTTGTGTCAGATTTTCCTAATTCGGTAGCTTTGTTTCATCCTTATAGAATTTCTGATCATTGCCCATGTTTGTTAAATATCCCTACTCCCGGGAAGCCGAAGCCTAGATCGTTTAAATTTGCCAATTTCTTGGTTTTTAAACCGGAATTCCAGGAGCGTGTTAAGAGGATTTGGGATACTCGTGTTGATGGGGTTCTTCAATTTCAAGTGGTAAAGAAACTTAGGCTGTTAAAATCGCCTCTCCGGGAGCTTCTGTTCCAACAAGGGAATTTACACAAGAAAGTTGAAACGCTTCGGCGAGATTTGGATACTATTCAGCGACAGATTGATTCTAATCCGATGAATGCGGACCTTCGAAAACAAGAAGCGAAGGTTAACGCTGATTTCCAGACAGCATGTTTAGATGAGGAAAGGTTCTTGAAGCAGAAATCAAAGGTAGAATGGTTATGTGCCGGTGACGCGAATACGAAGTTTTTCCATGCCTCTCTGAAAACTAGAAACCACATGACCCGTATTGAGGCTATCTCTAACTCTCAAGGAGTTGTTTTTCACGGTGAAGAGGTTCCAAAAATTTTTGTTCATCATTACGAAAACTTTCTTGGCCTAGAAGATAACCTTACTTTGCAGCCGACGCATgatctttttgacaaaaagattTCTCATGAAGATGCTACTCACATGGTGCGCACGGTTACTAGTGAAGAGGTTAAGTTGGCAATGTTTTCCATAGGTAACGACAAAGCGCCAGGCCCGGATGGTTATACGGCTGCTTTTTATAAACATGCTTGGCAGATTATTGGAACGGATGTTTCGACGGCTGTCATAGACTTTTTCGGTTCTGGTAAGCTTCTAAGGGAGCTTAATAACACTCTAATTGTTCTTATTCCAAAGAAGCCTACTCCTTCGTCAGTCACTGATTACCGGCCGATTGCTTGCTGTAATGTCATTTACAAGTGCATTAGTAAAATCATAGCGGATCGAATTAAGAATTATCTCAATCAAGTTGTTAGTATTAATCAATCTGCTTTCGTCCCGGGAAGGAGAATTTCAGATAATATCCTGTTGACACAGGAATTGATGCATAATTATGATAGGAGTAGCGGTCCTCCTAGATGTGCGTTTAAAGTTGACATCCAGAAAGCGTATGATACGGTTGACTGGAAGTTTCTTTCGCAAGTTCTTATTGGGTTTGGTTTTCATCCGAAAATGATTCAGTGGATTATGCTTTGTGTCTCCACTCCCACCTATTCGATTTGTGTTAATGGGGAAACCCATGGCTATTTCAAGGGGAAACGTGGCTTACGACAGGGTGATCCGTTATCCCCTTATTTATTCACTCTTGTTATGGAAGTTTTAACGTGTATCTTGCACCGGACGTCTCAGTTGGATGCGTCGTTTAGGTTCCATAATAAGTGTGAAAAGCAAAAAATTATAAATCTATGTTTTGCAGATGATTTATTCTTATTTGCTCGTGGGGATATTCGATCGGCAAAGTGTATTATGGATTCCCTGTCTCGGTTCTCTAGCATGTCAGGTTTGGTCCCTAGCATTCAGAAAAGCACGGCTTATTTTTGTAATGTCTCTTCTCATATCAAAGTTGCGATCTTGGGTATCCTTCCGTTTGAAGAGGGTAGGTTACCTGTCAAGTATTTAGGGGTTCCCCTTATTTCTTCGAGGCTTAGTGTGAAGGATTGTAGTGTGCTTCTTGAAAGGTTGGATCAAAGAATAAAGAACTGGAAAAACAAGCTCTTATCTTTTGCGGGCAGGTTACAGTTAATTCTCTCGGTCTTATCGTCTATGCATATATACTGGGCTTCGGCTTTTATTCTTCCTGTTCGGATTGTTAATGAGCTAGAGGCGAAGCTGAGGAATTTTTTATGGGGTCAGGAGGGATCTTTTCATAGAGGTAAAGCGAAAGTCTCTTGGAAAGCTGTTTGTATGCCTAAATTTGAAGGGGGTCTTGGGATTCGTAGGGTGGGGGATGTTAATAAGGCCCTTATGGTATCGCATATCTGGAGTATTTTGAAGCAGAGAGAGTCTTTATGGGTGCAATGGATACATTCTTATCGTCTTAGAGGTCGGAATTTCTGGTTTTGCAAGGAATCGTCTACTTGTAGTTGGAGCTGGAGAAAAATTCTACAACTGAGGCCGATGGTTAGGGAGCATATTTGGTCTGCGTTGGGAGCTGGCACAAGTATCTCAGCCTGGTATGACTCGTGGTGCCACCTCGGGCCCTTGTCAAATTTCTTATCGCCTAGAACTATTACTAATGCAGGCTTTCGAATAGATGCTAAGGTTGCGGATGTTTTTAATGATGATGGTTGGGCTTGGCCGGAAGCGTGGAGGGATTTATTCCCGGTTCTTAACCAGGTTGACCATATTCGGCCGGATCCTAATAAGCGAGATAGTCTGCTTTGGAAGGATGGTGATACTTTGCGGGATCATTCGTCATATACGGTTTGGGATTCGCTTCGGATTAGGGATCAGGAAGTCAATTGGGTCTCTTTTGTTTGGTTTCCTCAATGCATTCCAAGGCATGCTTTTTTGGTTTGGCTTATTATGAGACGGAAACTTTTAACGCAGGATAAAATCTTAAAGTGGGACTTTTCTAGGAGGAAgaacatgaatatgatgtgctgCCTCTTATGTTATGCTGATGTCGATTCTCATGACCATCTATTCTTTGAATGTAAATTCTCTTCTCAGGTTTGGAGTTCGGTTCGTGATAAGGTAGACATGGGTGGTGTGGATCCTAAATGGTCCTCGATTGTAACTTGGTTGATGACAAGAAGCCGCGTGAAATCGGCTTCGAGTTACGTGGCTCGTTTGCTTGTAGGTGCAACAGCCTACATAATTTGGCAAGAACGAAATGCAAGACTCTTTAAAAATCAAACACGGCCACCGGAAGCAATATGCGAAGTGATCCTCAAGTTAGTGCGTTATAAACTGATGGGCGTGAAATTCAAATCGTGTGCGACTGTTAAGTGTCTGCTTGGGAAATGGGGGATTGAGCAAGACGACATACAAGACAATGGGGGCTGA